The DNA region atttcacttccagttaaatatgatttctttttaggatcatttttcatttttgattaaaacacaaagaccaattttttattatgttctttttattttcaagaacctcaaatcataaataaaataaatattatattgatatttgCAGATTTATCTATTGGATCTCAAAACAataatgactttataaatagagttgatagactttaaaaaacaaaatagactttataaatggataattatattgatctttaaatattatattgatctttataaattattaaaaatgatacatgaatatgtgagagaaccagagacataatagataattagatatggatcttattgtgtggtgaatattgtaagaaagtatgaaaattatgacttataagatgttaatataaaatagacaatggagataaaccttttaaaacattaaaaaaacaatataagatatacatatcatacaaactctaaaactaagcttttacaatgatatttgatttgatttttttcaactcatacaacaacaataacaaaaaaaacacacaaaaaaaaacaaaaacaaaaaaaagagatttgagatatagtggatgaagatgagagaatgaaaaagtGAGAGACTAacagaataagataatgagtatttataggaagagaagtgatgaaaaattacatttagaaaaatgagagttacaattctaatttattgttttgtttaaatataattgattaatacaacttagtggaaaAATAAAGTTANNNNNNNNNNNNNNNNNNNNNNNNNNNNNNNNNNNNNNNNNNNNNNNNNNNNNNNNNNNNNNNNNNNNNNNNNNNNNNNNNNNNNNNNNNNNNNNNNNNNNNNNNNNNNNNNNNNNNNNNNNNNNNNNNNNNNNNNNNNNNNNNNNNNNNNNNNNNNNNNNNNNNNNNNNNNNNNNNNNNNNNNNNNNNNNNNNNNNNNNNNNNNNNNNNNNNNNNNNNNNNNNNNNNNNNNNNNNNNNNNNNNNNNNNNaaaaaaaaaaaaaaaaaaaaaaaaaaaaaaaaaaaaaaaaaaaaaaaaaaaaaaaaaaaaaaaaaaaaaaaaaaaaaagagatttgagatatagtggagaaagatgagagaatgaaagagtgagaGACTAACataataagataatgagtatttataggaagagaagtgatgaaaaattacatttaaaaaaatgagagttacaattctaatttattgttttgtttaaatataattgattaatacaacttagtggaaaaataaagttaatgcataatttatagggagaatttatatgatttcagttttatcatattatgtgagttaaatgtgatttttttttttaatttgtgttttaatagaattattttttttttgttaaaaattgcattgccaagtggatcaataaagagagagtgaaaccttacttttatatatatgatttatagtatgtatcataataattttcttttaaacgACTAATGAAATTATTAAATGAAGAACATTAGTTTGTCAACTAAAAAGTTTCATTTCATTACATCTATAAATGTATTATACAAAactatagatttatatatttgaagtaAGCAAATTTATCGTTCTAAAGGATATTTcaacttatttaaaaaatctcacTACTTAATAAAGCATAGAATATCTTATGGAATAGTTAAAATATTAAGAGACCCTAAGCCAAGAAATTTCCTCGGATGTCAATGTCAATGTTAAAATATTTGTGTTCTAGTTGTTGAATATGACAGACAAtgtttattcagtattttgGAAAATTACAACCTTTTAATTACTAAAAGTATAAATTAACAAAGTTCAGATTATATAAATTCATCAATATACTAATCTATTTGAAAATAGAATTTGGAACCAAAAAAGTTTATTGATTTGTCAACACGTTCgtctacaagaaaaaaaataatgctaAGTCTTCAACTTCTAATAAGTCTACAAAAAATGAAtaatggtgatttttttttgtcaacacgttttttataaatcttaaaaaacacattttttgtcTACATAGTTGCACTTACCTAATTATGAACCACAATTGTGCTAATTCATTgattaatcataaaatatatcGAAGAAAAATGCATTTCAAGTTTAAATTTGCATTTGATAAGTCATTAACGTTCCCACTTTTTACCCAACTCATAGAATTTATCAACTATTTTATTTCTCATCTTAAGTAAGCAGCTATCATCCTTCACTTTATAGAGAGCAAGATAATAACAACTAATCAGCATAAGAACATTAGTCGAGTGAAGTGAGATCGTAGACATCTAATTTTATGAAAGGCCCAACAACAGCAAAAATCATATACAAACTATCCAACGCAACATTGGAAATAAAGTTTAAACTTGTGAGGATTTAGCTGTTGTTGAAGAACTCTTGTGGGATTACGGATGGACAGAACTTCTTTGCCACAAACTTgtactgcaaaaaaaaaaaaaaaaaccacaatcgTTATTAGACATAAAAACCACTAAGCAGCCATcatttcttgattcttcttatCAATCAAACTTACTTTGTGTTGGCTGTACTTCTCTCTCACAGCAGGTAGAGTAGAGCCGTGAGCAGTAATACACAATCGTTGAAGATCTTTCACACATCCTCTCAACTCCAAGGCTTTATATTGCGTATAGTGTTGCAATGTCGGATTCTGATCCAaccaagaaacaacaacaaactcatTTTACTAACATGATCCTtttaaagagtaaaaaaatagagttttaaagtCTGTTTAAAAATCATACCCATGGTCTTATTGTTGGCTCTAGAATGTACTTGGCCAAGAAAATGGAAGAGGCAGCAACGAGTGAAGGGGAATGAGAGAGCATTGTGTACTCCAGAAGCGATAATTCCGCAATGTAGCTGGCCATACATTCTAGTTGCATCGATGGAGTTTCATGAACACCATGAGCAGCTCGAACAAAGCGTCTGAATATCAAGTTTGGTGTTAGTACACAATTGTATGATCTGTTTCATAAATGCAATCATCTTACTAACCTTAAAAAGCATTTGGTTGTTGGTGCTGTCATTTCAAAATTCAAGTAATTCAGAACATCAGATTCCATATCAAGAACCTGCAAAgccaaaaagaaacacaatcaaAATCAGTATCTTCTTATTAGTGAAAAACCTTGACCTCACTTATCAAATtcgtttgaaaaagaaaaaaaaacacaaacaaacctcaTCCTTGAGATATGTATTGTCAGTGATGTAACAGAACTCCTCAACTTGTGGTGCACAGATCTCTTCATATTTTGCTGCAATCATCATACAAGCCACACCAAGCAACTGAAGCTTCTGCCTACAAATCACATTCCCTGACAGATACCTATCTATGTAGTTCACTGTCAAATACAACGTCTCAGGTACAAGTCTATACTCTTCTGACACCTACAAGAAACcccacaaaaattaaaacatcagAAAGAGTGACCAAATCCATCACATTTTCAAAACAGTTACGAACTAAATAATTCACCTCAACAAGCCAATCAACTAGGATACCACGCATACTGGAATTCACATCTTTCTGAACTTTCTCCATGAAATCAACCGCAGGTCGCTTCTTAGCCTAAAAACCatatagaaaaggaaaaaaacctaAAGATTCAGAAACCATACAGCAACACACAAGTCCAAAATTATCACATTGTGTGGTTCAAGTAATCACCTCAGATGCACGAAGATGCTTATAAATGTCACGAGCAAACGTTGCACACAACAGTGGATCCTCATTGTTACTATCAATGTCAACAATCTGACTCTTGTCCAGTTTCATATCAGACAACACATCTCTACTGCAATAGTTACCTGCAAAggttcaaaaatcaaaatcaaaaatataaagaacaaaatttaataaacaaaggGAATCAATCATTACATTTTACATACCCAAAGTCTCAGAACTTGGAGATATGTAAAGATTACTCAATGCTTTCCTCTCAATAGAAACAACAGCAGAGACTTGTTTGTTATCAATATACTCAACTTGAGGACTCTTGTATGAATCACATAACGACATCGTATCTTCGATTGAAACAGATCCATCATCAGATTTGCTAGgtgatgaagacgaagaagaagatactttAACACCACAATGGCTTTGCTCATAAGCAACTTTGCTTGGCTTCACACTCGCATTTACACAAAGAGGTTGTGTTGTTGGTGCCAATTTCAATTTCGCAGACTTGTTCGAACAATGTACCTATGCAACGAAATTGAATTCAGTAAACAATCTCAATGATTCAATCAACTAATGAATCTTCGAATCAGACAACATTGAAGCCAAATTGAATCCGTAACACATTACACAGTAAACGAttcttcaaaatcaaaccaaagatTTAGTGAAGGAACTAACCGAATCAGAAGATGAATTAGGGAATCGGgaggagttttttttattagtgaTGTTACTCAACGGTGCTCGTTTCTTCGTCATCACAGGTTTCACTGAATtctcagatgaagaagatgatgatggtggtgctCGACGTTTCGCCATTGAAGATTTCGTCGACGATGCGAACAACGAAGATCGTCGATTCTGATGAAcgtttgacattttttttttttttttgtgtagaagaaaaaaaaaaaaatctctctctctctctttgagaaTCTTCGAATAAGGAAGGAAACGTTTTAATGGCcaagtgaagaagagagaacGAAGAAGAGGCTTTAAAAGACCCAAAGAAggctttttgaatttttttttgaagaaacgGTCCTCACCGTTGATTTTGAAGTTTAGATTTGTCTCGGAGCGTGCACAAGTTTTAAAGGTTTATGTCTGTTATTTTAAGATACGTCACTGCCCTGTTATATTTTGACACGTAAGAGTAAAATGGTGCTCGTGGcgtttagctttttttttatagggaGAGATTGTGTGACAGTCAAAAACGAGACTTCGGTTTGGTTTACTTTTGAATTCGAATTTCAAACGGCTGAggaaaaagattaaaattttttttaaaattcgaATTTCAAACGGTCAcctttggactttttttttaataaaaaaacaggtcggagacataaaccataaaaaggtaaaaatcaTACATTGAAATCAGGagctatttttcttttgttttcaaattattttggccacgaaaagaaaaataataatcaaagtgAACATATATGTTGTGTTACAAAACGTGATATATGAGAGATTCTTATAAATACAAGATTTGATTATGATATATTATGGTTGGTTACTGTTTGGCTAACTAGAATTAATCAGAATTAGTTGGTATTATCAATTCAGCTTTTAAATAACCACGACGACCAACAAGTTCGATCCATCTCCATCACCCGATGGCCACAACATCAAAAATATTAGATTCGAGGCGAGAGCGAAGGCTTCTTAATTTGTAGTTTCTCTTATTAGATATGTGGTTTACTTTGTAATTAGGTTTAAATTTGTGGTACATCGTAGgagtaatttttaattattatattttgaataattattctaaaattatttggttaagtttttttactatttgattttgtatatgattaaattctcatttttttttttttgaattatcatttttaattattgtattttggATAAATATTCCAAGAACTTCGTATAtgtggaggaaaaaaaaacactaagcATAACACGATTACCATAAAGACCTggtgattttcaaaaattatattaaatgttgTATATTCATAGAGAGAGCTATCTCAAACATTAGACTACAAATAAACTAGTTTACATATAACAAACACCGTTGATCTAATTTAATAGTTCAAATTTGTAAGATTTATTGCAAGTTCAGTAATATACCAAATAAGCTTTCTCCAGAGAAAGAGAATGCCAAACATGTTTGTTGTATCTTTAATCTTTGATATATACCATCTTCTCAGAATCTGAAATTTCGATAATCTTATTTGGCACCTGCaatatactccctccattttataatataagatgttaagagaagtatttttgtttcataatataggatgtttccaattttctatgcaacttttagattacatttatattatatattatgcagatttgtttatattggttaaactttttaaaagtaactatttcttaatatgcgtgttctcactaaaacatcctatattttgaaacagagggagtataaaagATTCAATCCCATCAAAAACAGCCACTTGGAATCATCCCGCTATAATGAGATGAAGACGTATACTCACATTTTGGCAAAATCAATAAATGAAGTTCATTGAATGTTCTACTAGTACTACAATGGGGTAATTATTCAACTGTTGAGTAAATTATTCAATTGTTGAATAACTACAATGgggtgttgaaaaaaataaataagatggGGTGGAGACAACAGCGTTGAAACGCATAAATGTGGGTCTTGCTCGCCATGTGGCAGATAGTGAGTggatgattttttaattatataataatatttagattaaaatatgttttttatttttattgaatgctgaaattttaattatattttatccaaaatgaTAATTTGAGAtcaattatttcataaaatatgaaattttatttaaatatttttataccaaaattcatcatttttcattttagaCTTGTTTCACTTAATTTGGATACAAACGAAAAGGAGATATTTGCAAAAATTTGTATACTTTCacctctcttttattttcactGGGTCTCTATTCTCCACCCCATGTAATTTCCCATCTTTCATATCTAGGCGGTGTATTTTTCTTCCATCTTCATCGTCCTTTATGGtctctttcatttctctttGTGAGTTTCTTCTCCTCACTCAACCTATCATTGTAAATTCTCTCTAGTTCTCTGAACTCTTGTCTTCTACCATCATACTAATATGCCTTGTCCTCATTGTCACATTCATCTCTGTTTATCTTTTGCTTTCACCATAACAGGACTTCTGCTATGAATCTTCTCACTGCTATGACGACTATGCTCTCTCTCTTATATACACTACTTAAGATCTTATTCAAATTCAAATGtgatatattgttaatttattaTCTCTAAAATGCTCAATCGAGATGATGGCTCCTCTAGCCATTTATTTTGGTATGTTCAGGCATAGATCGACCGCCAACTATTGAATTACACCAACTGTGGATTGGGTTTATACACATATCGGATTTTGATATTATATTAGACTATGGACTTCTTACTCATCATGTCTACCTCCaaacatatttattaaacacactaatgtaaatatttgtaaactgTTCACCCTAGAATTGGATAACCAACCACATAATGTTGATGTTTATACGCTTAAAATTCGATTACGGTTAGATATGATCGGGTTAAAGTCTACAATACGGTCATGGTTTAGTTTTGGCCATGCCTACATTCATTCTTTTCtagatgaagtttttttttcattgttgtcaaattcaacttaaaaaaaaatctttatacaaTAGCTACAAATTCTGATATGTAACTGGAATTAAATAACAACCTTTaataatttcctaaaaaatGAGATCCTTTTTGTAATACACATCAGAGTAATTTTAAGGTTATAAATTATCACCATCTGTGTTAAAATTCACATAAATATTTAGAGAAGTTTCGAGGTTTAGAAATATCATTATTTTCTATGTTagctaggttttttttttggcacaaaacaaaaaaaagctaggtttttttaaataaacaaactaaaagttgtaatatactcaaaaatatttttgcataCGTCACCTAGTGGTGTAAATCAGGTATGCGATAAAGAAAAATAGGAtaagaaaatgtgaaagaaagagaaaatttaGGAAGTTGCATCaaaaggttttttctttttttcttttttaacatttGCGTAAATAGTTATGGTTTGGGATTTCTTGATTTCTCCCTCTTCTCTGTCAaacctttaaaacaaaaaataaaacaaaatattttttttttgtttgtttgtcgaACAAACTATCCGGCGACTCTTGTCCGAGACAAAAAGTGAGAGGTATAAATAGTTATTAAGAAACGTTGATCACAACCCATCGTCACACATACTAATTGCAACCTTTGAATATTAGGAGGATGGAGTTGTAGAACAACGTTTTGGGATAAAAggtaaatttataaattaattatgcatttcttttctttggattttcTTCGATAAGAGTTAAATCTTGGAACTCTTACGTTCAAATGTGTTTCGTAGAAAATGCCTAACCATTTGTTACAATGTGAGGTTTCAGATCACCAATTTGATGCGTAGACGTCTTATTaggaagaaatatatatatttcaatagatcattattattaataataaaaaaaaaacaccaagaGATTCTATATTTAGTATGATTTGTATGTTatcaattaaatttttcttttattcagagataagagaagatGGCAAAGCCTCCCTCCTCAACAAATCAGCAAGAGACTCCTTCCGTGTCTTCTCCTCGGCTAAGGAATTGATCTGTTTCCACTATATTTACGTTAATAAATTTGCCTAGCTTTCTCATTGAGGGCTTTTTTGGGTGCAGGGAAACCAATAAAACAATGAGTCTGGAGATAGATAATGATCATGAGAAACCAGCTGTCACAATCACACGTCTCATCGAACAGCTTCATGCCAAGAAATCATCAACGCAAGAAAAAGAGCTCAGCACCGCTCGAATTCTCGGTCTAGCCAAAGGTAAAAAAGAATGTAGAAAGATCATTAGCCAGAACGTGAATGCCATGCCTGCCTTCATATCACTTCTCAGGAATGGAACCCTCTTGGCAAAACTCAATTCCGCTTCGGTCCTAACCGTTCTATGCAAAGACAAAAATGTTCGTTCTAAGGTATTGATAGGCGGATGCATCCCGCCGCTGCTGTCACTTTTGAAATCTGACTCTGTGGATGCAAGAAGAGCTGCGGCCGAGGCTATATGTGAAGTTTCCTTGTGTGGAATGGAAGATGATAATGTAGGTAATAAGATATTTGTCACGGAAGGTGTAGTACCAACTTTGTGGGATTTATTAaaggcaaagaaaaaacaagacacGATAGTTGAAGGGTTTTTGGTTGGAGCTTTGAGAAATCTTTGTGGCGACAAAGATGGTTTTTGGGCATTAAAACTTGAAGATGGTGGAGTTGATATCATCCATAGCCTTCTTCAGTCTAGTAACCCGATATCTCAATCAAATGCAGCTTCTCTCTTAGCTCGTATTATTAGGATTTTCACTAGTAGCATCTCAAAAATAGTAGAGTCAGGTTCTGTGCAAGTTCTTGTTCAACTTCTAGGTGAGGAAAACAGTGTTGTCGTACGTGCCAATGTAGCAAATGCTCTAGAAGCCATTACATCAAAGTCCGAAGAAGCAAAAAATGTGGCAAGAGATTTGGATGGGATACACCTTTTGATTGGTGCAGTTGTAATTTCATCTAAAGAGTCAGTGGATGAAGAAAACGAATGCATCTTACAAAGTCATGGGATAAAAGCTTTAGCAAACTTATGCGGAGGAATGTCTGGTTTGATAGTGTATCTTGGAGGGCTATCTTTGTCTCCGCGCCTCACTGAGCCCATCGCTGATATTCTTGGAGCTCTTGCTTATGCTCTAAGGAAGTTTCAGCTAAGTTGTGGTGATGATTTTGATCCAACACTAACAGAAGGAATACTAGTGAAACTACTAAAGCCACGAGATACTCAGTTGATCCAAGAACGTATCTTGGAGGCTATGGCAAGTCTATATGGTAACACTAATCTATCAGAAAAACTCAACAATATGGAGGCTAAGAGGGTTCTAGTCAATCTTACAATCTTGTCTATAGCTGGTCCACGTGAACGGATGATAACTTGTTTGTCAAGTTTATGCAAATATGGGAATGTTTGGGATGCTATTGGGAAGAGAGAAGGGATACAAATCCTCATACCATATCTTGGATTGTCAAGCGAACAACAGCAAGAACTGTCAGTTGAATTCTTAGCGATCTTGACTGACAAGGTCGAAGAAAGTAGATGGGCTGTTACTTCTGCAGGTGGGATTCCTCCATTATTTCAGATACTAGAGACTAGTGTATCTCACAAGGCAAAGGATGATGCAGTTCGTGTCATTTGGAACCTATGTTGTCACAGTGAAGAGATCCGTCTCTGTCTTGAGGAAGCAGGAGCTGTTCCTGCACTTTTGGGGCTTTTAAAGAACGGTGGACCAAAATCCCAAGAGTGGTCAGCAAATACCCTGGTGAAACTGATTAAAACAGCTGATCCAATCGTTATCGAGCAAGTACAAGCTTTGTTTCTTGGAGATGTTCCTAAATCAAAGGCTCATTTGGTAAGAGTCCTAGGTCATGTTCTTGCATCGGCTACTTTNNNNNNNNNNNNNNNNNNNNNNNNNNNNNNNNNNNNNNNNNNNNNNNNNNNNNNNNNNNNNNNNNNNNNNNNNNNNNNNNNNNNNNNNNNNNNNNNNNNNNNNNNNNNNNNNNNNNNNNNNNNNNNNNNNNNNNNNNNNNNNNNNNNNNNNNNNNNNNNNNNNNNNNNNNNNNNNNNNNNNNNNNNNNNNNNNNNNNNNNNNNNNNNNNNNNNNNNNNNNNNNNNNNNNNNNNNNNNNNNNNNNNNNNNNNNNNNNNNNNNNNNNNNNNNNNNNNNNNNNNNNNNNNNNNNNNNNNNNNNNNNNNNNNNNNNNNNNNNNNNNNNNNNNNNNNNNNNNNNNNNNNNNNNNNNNNNNNNNNNNNNNNNNNNNNNNNNNNNNNNNNNNNNNNNNNNNNNNNNNNNNNNNNNNNNNNNNNNNNNNNNNNNNNNNNNNNNNNNNNNNNNNNNNNNNNNNNNNNNNNNNNNNNNNNNNNNNNNNNNNNNNNNNNNNNNNNNNNNNNNNNNNNNNNNNNNNNNNNNNNNNNNNNNNNNNNNNNNNNNNNNNNNNNNNNNNNNNNNNNNNNNNNNNNNNNNNNNNNNNNNNNNNNNNNNNNNNNNNNNNNNNNNNNNNNNNNNNNNNNNNNNNNNNNNNNNNNNNNNNNNNNNNNNNNNNNNNNNNNNNNNNNNNNNNNNNNNNNNNNNNNNNNNNNNNNNNNNNNNNNNNNNNNNNNNNNNNNNNNNNNNNNNNNNNNNNNNNNNNNNNNNNNNNNNNNNNNNNNNNNNNNNNNNNNNNNNNNNNNNNNNNNNNNNNNNNNNNNNNNNNNNNNNNNNNNNNNNNNNNNNNNNNNNNNNNNNNNNNNNNNNNNNNNNNNNNNNNNNNNNNNNNNNNNNNNNNNNNNNNNNNNNNNNNNNNNNNNNNNNNNNNNNNNNNNNNNNNNNNNNNNNNNNNNNNNNNNNNNNNNNNNNNNNNNNNNNNNNNNNNNNNNNNNNNNNNNNNNNNNNNNNNNNNNNNNNNNNNNNNNNNNNNNNNNNNNNNNNNNNNNNNNNNNNNNNNNNNNNNNNNNNNNNNNNNNNNNNNNNNNNNNNNNNNNNNNNNNNNNNNNNNNNNNNNNNNNNNNNNNNNNNNNNNNNNNNNNNNNNNNNNNNNNNNNNNNNNNNNNNNNNNNNNNNNNNNNNNNNNNNNNNNNNNNNNNNNNNNNNNNNNNNNNNNNNNNNNNNNNNNNNNNNNNNNNNNNNNNNNNNNNNNNNNNNNNNNNNNNNNNNNNNNNNNNNNNNNNNNNNNNNNNNNNNNNNNNNNTGGCTGATTTATTCAATTCAAGAAAAGACCTTTGTGGTGGTCTTGGATTTGATGAGAATGACAATCCCTGCACCAAACTTTTAAGTGGAAACACTCATGCTGTTGCAACACAGTTAGCTCATGCCTTAGGCTCTCTATCTAATCCAGCAAAGAAAAAGAGTACTGGCCAAAAGAAGTTATCTGGTCCAGAAGTCGAAGTGATCAAACCATTGATAAAGTCAGCAAAAACAAACCCTATCGAGTCAACAGAGAATCCCATGTCCACTCTTGCCAACCTTCTTTCAGACCCAAATGTTGCAGCTGAAGCATtaaatgatgatgttgtttCTGCTTTGACGAGAGTACTGAGAGAGGGAACACTACAAGGTAAAAGGAATGCTTCACATGCTCTTCATCAATTACTAAAGCATTTTCAGGTCAGTGATGTGTTCAAAGGAAATGATCAGTGTCGGTTTGCAGTTTCCGAACTCATTGATCTCTTAAACACAACTGATACGAACAATAGCGCTTTTATCGATGTTCTAGAAGTACTCTCTTTACTAGCCAAAGCTAAATATGGTGCTAACTTGTCCCATAACCCATTTTCTACATTCACTGAAGTTCCTTCATGTTTAGACTCTCTTGTTCGCGGTGTGGCTGAAGGTCATCCGTTGGTCCAAGATAAAGCAATAGAGATTTTGTCTCGCTTCTGCAAGACACAGTTTTTATTGTTAGGTCAACTTTTGGTGATACAGTCAAAATCAGTTTCTTCACTGGCCAATAGA from Camelina sativa cultivar DH55 chromosome 3, Cs, whole genome shotgun sequence includes:
- the LOC104777558 gene encoding cyclin-A1-1-like; its protein translation is MSNVHQNRRSSLFASSTKSSMAKRRAPPSSSSSSENSVKPVMTKKRAPLSNITNKKNSSRFPNSSSDSVHCSNKSAKLKLAPTTQPLCVNASVKPSKVAYEQSHCGVKVSSSSSSSPSKSDDGSVSIEDTMSLCDSYKSPQVEYIDNKQVSAVVSIERKALSNLYISPSSETLGNYCSRDVLSDMKLDKSQIVDIDSNNEDPLLCATFARDIYKHLRASEAKKRPAVDFMEKVQKDVNSSMRGILVDWLVEVSEEYRLVPETLYLTVNYIDRYLSGNVICRQKLQLLGVACMMIAAKYEEICAPQVEEFCYITDNTYLKDEVLDMESDVLNYLNFEMTAPTTKCFLRRFVRAAHGVHETPSMQLECMASYIAELSLLEYTMLSHSPSLVAASSIFLAKYILEPTIRPWNPTLQHYTQYKALELRGCVKDLQRLCITAHGSTLPAVREKYSQHKYKFVAKKFCPSVIPQEFFNNS